tacgcgcagaaattgcaacgcgtcaaattattacgcgtggaggttgcaacgcgtcgaattaccacgcgtcgagttattacgcgtggaagTTACAACTCATCAAATTGTTCGTATAACATATATTACTCCGccattttaaatatcattttaatCAACTAAAAAAGAACATCCCACAAAGCGACAATTTTCGTTATTCCTCCAAATATTAGTCTTCTAAAAATCGAgctgaataaatgaaaatagagTACCGTCCAATATCGAACAGAAAGTTAAATGGAAGCTCCATTGTACATCGTTTCATTGACAATCGCCCAAGTAAGCACAAAGCAATCGACCTTCAAACCTTCCGTACAATACAAATGAAGCTACTCCGTACAATACAAATGTAACTAACTCTGTCACTTTTTTAAACATTCATCTCGATAATAATTACCTTCGTTGGTGAACGTCGTTAACGAGATTTCCTGAAGATCGTCGTGAAATATTATACCTGAGGTTTGCGAAGAAAAAGAACAGTTCAGATTACGTTTACCTTAAATCAAGTCGTTTACGTAACTATAATGCACTCTTCGGTATCTCATTAATCTCTGATTAAAACGTAAGTGTCAATTTTATGGGAGCGCCTACGGGAATTATGTTAAATCGATAGCTCACGTTACTTGACCCCAATACGTCATCCAGGTGTGAAACATCACGCAGGCATACACGCGAgcattttcttttctcttttactTAAACCTGACCCTAATACACTATAACCCTTTTGTACGTCATAGATTGTTGACTGTAGAAAATTATTGCAAGGtttcattattagtttaatTAATTAGATAGATTTAATAgctggtttgggaattttagaagttgtCATAGACACACCACTGTTCtgatatttgttaaattatataattaaacatGTGTGTGAAAGTATGTGAAGATTTATCtgcttcaaaatttttttgGTCCAAAAATTTCTTCGTCCAACAAAAAAGTCTTCGTCATAGACTGACTACTGTCCTCACATAtgtatcttcaaaatttcacaaCCACACATGTGTGTAAAATTACATGAACATATGTCTGCTTCAAAACTTGTTTGGTTCAAAATTCTTCTGCTCCAAACTTCTTTTGGTTAAAAATTCAGTTTCAAGAATCTTCTAACTGTGAATGAAAATTGCAGGTGCAAGGATGCAAGCTGAGAAGACAGACACGGAAGAGAAAAACGATACGAAGTTAGAGAACGTGGAGTCCGAGAAAAACGAGGTCAAGGAGGAGAAAAACGGAGCCAGCAACGAAAACAGTGAAGAAGCGGTGACGACAAAAGCGTCGAACTTGAAGATCGAGGATGAGACCGGAAGCTCGACGCCCAGCAGCCCCGGCGCCAGCCAACCGGGCAGCTTTTTGGCAAATTTCAAGGCGTTCTCGAAATTTGGTGACCCGAAAAGCGACGGGAAGCTGATCACGCTTAGTCAGAGCGATAAGTGGATGAAGCAGGCTAAGGTGATCGATGGGAAGAAGATCACTACTACTGATACAGGgatttattttaagaaacacAAGTATGTTGAATTTTATTTGGAGAAgatattaaccctttgacttatgagactcgtgacgcaccttactGTTCAAATGACGCACGTTGCAGTTTAGATGTGACGCAGTTAAGTTTGCATGAAGACTgatttttttataacaattaacttgtgtaattgaattattaattaacttgTGTAATTTTAACTTGTGTAATTGAAGAGCTAAATCTAAAATGacataacataaataatttaacattaacCTAACTTTACATGTAACATTATAGCATAACATTAtaacattaacctaacctaacattataacataacattataacataacattataacattaacctaacctaacattattacataacattataatattaaaataacataacATTGATGGTaacatagtattattatatgcaACATTATAATATAGCATCATAACATTGTTACTAACATAGCATTATTATAAGTAACATTATGACATAGCAtcataacattaaaataatataacattgatgttaacataacattattaacatcgacagtaatataacattattatatgtaacattataacattaacctaacctaacattattacataacattataatattaaaataacataacATTGATGGTaacatagtattattatatgcaACATTATAATATAACATCATAACATTGTTACTAACATAGCATTATTATAAGTAACATTATAACATAGCAtcataacattaaaataatataacattgatgttaacataacattattaacattgGCAGTAATATAACATTATTACATGCAACATTATAACAAAACATTATAACATGAATATACCATGACATTGACATTGACATAACTTTGACTGTCGCAATTTATCAAAACttataggttaaggggttaaaccATATATTCTTGAAAATATGTTGCATTACACATTGAATTTATTTGACAGATCTATGAAGCTGGGCATCGAACAGTACAAATCATTCTTGGAAGAGTTAGCCAAGAGCAAGAAGGTCGATCTGACGGAGATGAAGAAGAAAATGGCGAACTGTGGTCCTCCGGGAGTCACTAGCGGCGCTGGTGCTGTAAGTAACTTCCTATAaaccttgaaattaaaatttagatgCATTGAAACTGAAATTAATGCATTTAGATGCATTAAAACTGATATTAATGCATTTAGATGCATTAAAACTGATATTAATGCATTTAGATGCATTAAAACTGATATTAATGCATTTAGATGCATTGAAACTGAAATTAATGCATTTAGATGCGTTGAAActaaaattaatgcatttagaTGCATTGAAACTGAAATTAATGCATTTAGATGCATTGAAACCGAAATTAATGCATTTAGATGCATtgaaactgaaataaaaatgactttCAGATtaaatcgaatattttattttgttatgaataatgatttgaattttcccgccaaTGCACCGTCGTCATATGACGGTTTTCACTGTCATTCCTTTGAGACTTGACAACTTTCTAAGCCGTTTATAGCTCCATTGTTTATTCGTAAATGGTAGAAGAATACAGGACATGGCCATGTTAATCGATGTCTATAAGTTTCACCCACGATTTTCTACAGCGGACATAGCCCGTTTAATTTCGCGACCTTGTCATCGATATCAACGACGATTTACGATGTCGGACATTATTTATGGTGACAAATCTGCAATTGACGATTCAGGGCGCCCACGTTAATTACGTTAATTGAACAACTAGAAACTGAGAAGATAAGATGAAGTTTTATCTCGTGGGAATTTATTTAGCGAGTAGGAAATTGTTTAGATGGTAGAAGGTGTATTTATGATAGTTATCAGACGTATTGTGGTTAATACTGTTTGCGGTTCTCAAATATGCAGGCTATCTTGTTTCAACGTTGTAGTGACCTTCGATGCAATCGGAATTGTCAACGTTGAGGAAGTTAAGATAAATAGTATTTATCTTAGAAATATTAGAGgtgacaaatatttcaaaatagtaTTATCTTGTAATAGAGTTATTTAGTAATAGAATAGTATTTGGTTATCTACCAAACGTCTTAAAAATAATAGAGgtgacaaatatttcaaaatagtaTTATCTTGTAATAGAATTATTTAGTAATAGAATAGTATTTGGTTATCTACCAAACGTCAAGATTCTTCTAGATAATCTTCaacaataatattacaaatgatGACTGTCCTATATTAAATCAATTTTGTGAAAAGTCTGACACGATTCGATGACATGTAGGTAACGTGAAGTAACACGTATGACATatcaatttaaaagtttcatgGAACGACTATGTACATAAGCGTTTCGTCAATACTCTTTACACGGGACATATGTCATATTCTTCTTTTACATACACTGGACGTAGACTTACTTTGAATGAAgacacatatgcaaatttaacaatttttttatttctaaatattttcaagttttaataaatagttcttgatttttatgttaaatttttaatcaactCACAatgatcaaaattattaaacttcaagGACCATCAAGGACTAaggttatttatttaacaacgagtcattttatataaatgtaattttgtaTGATGGTTAGGTGAtcgttttcattaaattttaatgtacaGATTTATATATGAATGCTATTTTGCAATGCAGTATCATCGAACTGCAATAAATGTCATCGAATCATGCCACGATTTCCATGTTACGAAATGAGTCActtgatatgcaacaacctaGTAATTACTATTTAATCTTTTGCAACATTGCGATATTATGTGAGCTTGCATTGTAAGCTTACGGTCTTTGAATTTCAttaaattgcatttttgtgacGAAAATGAAACTCAGGACCCATTGTGCAACCATTCAGTCACATGTCTTCATCTTCCAAAAATTATCTGCTAGCAAAATATTCTGTCaaattgatatttatttcagttattgatatttttgtattatggcTGCTTCCTTATGTGACTACCTAATGTGTGCAGAAGTTTTCTGGCAgtactaattttttattatatttttattgtgaaaTGAGACTTATTGAGTTGTGTTATTATAAGATGATGGAAATGatgaaaatagcaaaattatcaaaattatcagaattatcagaattatcagaattatcagaattatcagaattatcagaattatcaaaattatcaaaattatcaaaattgaaaaaatcatcAAAGTTATCAAAATCATTAAAGTTatcgaaattatcaaaattatcaaaattatcaaaattatcaaaattatcaaaattatcaaaattatcaaaattatcaaaattatcaaaattatcaaaattatcaacactattaaaattatcaaaattataaaaatgatcaaaatgatcaaaattatcaaaattataaaaattataaaaattataaaaattataaaaattatcagaattataaaaattataaaaattataaaaattataaaaattatcaaaattatcaaaattatcaaaattatcaaaattatcagaattatcaaaattatcaaaattatcaaaattatcaaaattatcaaaattaacaaaattatcaaagttatcaAAGTTATCAAAGTTATCagttatcaaaattataaaaattatcaaaattatcaaaattatcaaaattatcaaaagtatcaaaattatcaaaattatcaaaattatcaaagttatcaaaattatcaaaattatcaaaattatcaaaactatgaaaatgatcaaaataatgaaaataatgaaaatagcaaaattcctaaaataaaaatttaattttcaggcAGGCAAAGCCGCGTCCACAGTGGACAGACTAACAGACGTGAGCAGGTACACAGGCTCCCACAAGCAACGTTTCGACGAGACCGGGAAAGGCAAAGGAATCGCTGGTCGAAAGGATCTGCCCGATCAATCCGGTTACGTGCAGGGTTACCAAAACAAAGACACCTACAACAAGGCTCACTAGCCTCGAATCGCGTGCTTCTGTGATGTCTTCGACACTCTGTTGTCCCGTCCACGCACTTCACACGAACCGTATCGCGTTCTCGCCTCGTCTTCGTGTTCGTTCTTCCAGCTCATTAAAAATGAACACCCAGCTGACAATCACCATAGAACGAATCCTTCATCTCCACGAGGCGATCACGCGCGTAAAACACCGATCGGCGACTTTCTTCTTCGGGGACGCTCTTCTTGCAAATACGCTGCATTTAGATCGTTGCGAACGTTCGCACGAGTACGATAAATTATAATTCGCATTTCGACGAAGTTACACGCGGAGCTGACTCTTCCATACGCTTTAAAGATTGAAAGCAATTAACATGTACAAGAGATCGTGTGCGAGATATTTATTCTTACGATATACGTAATAGATTAAAGTGTACTTAAAATGGCCGCCTGCGGCGGCGAGCTTACGACCAAAATGACTCGGTACTAACTCTCGAGGATATTTCAGAAACTTATTCACTTTTCGAGGACACGTTTGCgagagattttattttgttagaaaAAAGTATTCTTTTTGTTTCCTTATGTCGGACGCAGCAGGTGCGTCATTTAACGTTTATTAGAACAAGTTTAACAAAGCTTTCGCAATAATGTCTTCAACGCATTAATAAACGCACTTTACGAGTTCTCTCTAATCGATGTACACTAAGGGACAGATGTTCCGGATGGCCCGATATTTCGAACAATAAAGACGAGTTTAACGAATCGTTGTAATTTCTTTCGGAGGGTTAGAAACGAAACAGTGTTGGTAAAAAGTTCGTTTATTTTTGAACCTCTGTGCACCAAGGCAGAGACGTAGCCCATGCGGATTGGAAATAGGTCCGAGATTACAGGTGTACTAAATATGCTTGGCAAGCGAGtgcattataattaaatacatcGGCTTTCGCACCGAACTTCTCTTCTTTTAAACGAGAAATACTGAGATACAAGGAGAGCAACAATTAAATAACTTTCATTAAATTACAATGACACTAGAAACCAATTTTCATACgcgtaatataatacaaatatttataatatatatatactctGTATTCGATTCGGAATCGAAACGTACAAAAAAACCGTGTAATTGCACAGAGAAAACAGTATTAAGCCCTTGCGGGAGGAATATTTCTTCGGGTACATACAACGTACGAATCGTTAAATAAGATTTCTCGAGAAATCGTTCGACAAGTTCGAAGGACTCCCACGTAAAACGGGGActaatttgaatttcccgccgtGAAGGACGTTACAGTTCCGTGAGGGTGTCGACGGACGCTCGGAGCCGGGATCTGCAGGGTTCAGAGCCCTTGCTGGTGCCCGCTCCGTCCAATCGGGAGATTATCTCCTCCCTCAAAGCGAGGAGAACGCGTCGGTCCTGTCGGTTCTGCGACGGCGCCATTTGCAACGCTTCCTGCACGTCGGACAATGCGTCCTCCAGCAATCCTGAGTCGACGCGCGCCTTTGCCCTCGCGTAGAACGCTTCGTAGGACACGGAGCGAACTTTGAGAGCCTCGTCAGCGAGCTCGATTGCTTCCGCACATTCCTGTtcaaataaatacatttcaatattacaacatttcaatattaaataacatttcaatatgtccacatatgtatacattaatAATGTTCAGAAACTCACGTTCATCTTGCGCTTGCATCGACTGAGATTGAGCAAGAAATTCAGCCGAAGTTGCGCAAACGTCTGCAGCTGCAACATCATGTGACCCTGCTCCTGACCCTGGCAGTCCTCTTCGGGGGACGTCGGGAACTTCCTCAGAGCGTAAGCGTATCTATGTGACGCCTCCTTCAGTCTATTTTTCCGGTACAGCACGTTACCGTCCTCTAGAAGCTTGTTCAGTAGGATCAGAAGAACGTCGGGTTTGCCGGCGGCCATTGCCCATGTAGCTGGACCTAACTTTGCGCCACGACGCAGGAAACATTGAACTACTAGGATGTTCCGGCAGCCGATCGCTCGGTCCAGAGGACGCATTCCGTGGAGGTCCACGTGCTCCACCGCTGCTCCTTTCTCCAACAACAGCTGGACGAGCTTTGGATTGCCCTGGAGAACATtcgttatatgattgatatgttTAGAGAATTGATCATGTGGAATATACCTTGCATGTGTTGCTGGGAAGATTAGATTTGTTTATGCATTCGTATGCTACGTATGATGACGTAGAGACTAATGAGCTGATAGGTAGTTACATGGTGAGGAAGTCGTATGGATATTTCACACATGTAGGTTACTATGTGACCTAACTCCTCCCTTATGCCATACAGCCATCATCTTCCCAGCAACGCAATACCCCTCATAGTCCCTCATAGACCCCTTCCTAGTCAGTACACCTCCTACCTGGAACGCAGCTAAATCCAACGGAGTCCTGCCAGTATTGTCGTTGGTGTTAACATCGGCCCCATGATCGATGAGGTTCTGCACAGCAGCCAGCCTGCCCCGAACACAGGCCCAGCACAAAGCGGTCAATCCTTCTTTGTCCCTGCTCTCCAATGGCGACCCCTTGTCGAGGAAGAGTTCAATGAGGTTTGTGTGACCTTCAGAGGCGGCTAACATCAGCGAGGTGCGACCTGCAGGGTCACGTTGGTCCAGCAGGGACACTGCATCGTCCAGAAGACTGTCGGTACTTGTGGACAGGGTACCTGAGTAAAGAATATTATGAATGCTTATAAACATTAATAGATTCACTTAATCCATTGATTAGTGAATTAATCCATTGATCAGTACGTACCTTGAAGAAGTCTTTCGGCAGTACCCCAGTGACCTTCCCTAGCAGCCAACATTAAGGCGGACAGGCCTTTGGCGTTCACTGCGGTTGGACTAGCTCCTCGAGCTAGTAAAGCTGAGACCGTGGCTGTCGAACCGTTTGCGGCGGCGATGGTTAGGGCAGTCTCGCCTATCAGGGTGTCGGGACGGTCCACGATCACTTCGGCCATGTCTAACAGGTACTCTACTACGGACTCGTGTCCCTGGGCTGCGGCAGCGACGACAGCCTGCTGGGCAGCCTCCTCTCTGCCTATCTCTTGAGATCCTTCTGCTTCGGCTTCGCTGGGTGGAACTACCCAATCGCAGGCTAGTAGGTAACCAACCACTGACAGTCTACCGTGCCTCGCTGCGTGGACCAGGGGACACTGCCCAGCCATGTCTGTGTGACCCAAGGATGCTCCAGCTGCCGCCAACCTGAGGATCATTCGTTTTGATATTCTGGATATTGCTAGTCTAATTATTAACATTCCGATAATCTTACCTTCTGACGACGTCACAGTGACCACGCGAGGCCGCCAACGAGAGGGCCGTGCAGCCTTGGCTGTTTGTCAGCTCCACATCGGCACCAAACTCTAACAGCAACGACACCATCTCCACGGAACCCTCGTGGGCGTACATACAAAGGGCCGGGGCGTTGCCCAGGTACTCGGTGATGTGATTCGGAGATGCTCCTGCCAGCAAAAGCAACCTCGACACCTTCACATTCGGGCTGTAGATGTTCCGGAGCGTGCACAGCGCGGACGAGACGCATTCCGTCGACGAGGCTAACCAGATCGCCTGTTCGTGATGTGACATTTAGTAATCACGTAGGGTCTGAGTATGCAAATGGAACAGGTAGTTACCTGCAGGTCCCTAGAAGGCCAACATGGAGCTACGCCTCTGTAGACGTGCGCCTT
The nucleotide sequence above comes from Megachile rotundata isolate GNS110a chromosome 13, iyMegRotu1, whole genome shotgun sequence. Encoded proteins:
- the ringer gene encoding tubulin polymerization-promoting protein ringmaker isoform X3; its protein translation is MQAEKTDTEEKNDTKLENVESEKNEVKEEKNGASNENSEEAVTTKASNLKIEDETGSSTPSSPGASQPGSFLANFKAFSKFGDPKSDGKLITLSQSDKWMKQAKVIDGKKITTTDTGIYFKKHKSMKLGIEQYKSFLEELAKSKKVDLTEMKKKMANCGPPGVTSGAGAAGKAASTVDRLTDVSRYTGSHKQRFDETGKGKGIAGRKDLPDQSGYVQGYQNKDTYNKAH
- the ringer gene encoding tubulin polymerization-promoting protein ringmaker isoform X2, coding for MSSTFKDKNCARMQAEKTDTEEKNDTKLENVESEKNEVKEEKNGASNENSEEAVTTKASNLKIEDETGSSTPSSPGASQPGSFLANFKAFSKFGDPKSDGKLITLSQSDKWMKQAKVIDGKKITTTDTGIYFKKHKSMKLGIEQYKSFLEELAKSKKVDLTEMKKKMANCGPPGVTSGAGAAGKAASTVDRLTDVSRYTGSHKQRFDETGKGKGIAGRKDLPDQSGYVQGYQNKDTYNKAH
- the ringer gene encoding tubulin polymerization-promoting protein ringmaker isoform X1, with the translated sequence MKIEYRPISNRKLNGSSIVHRFIDNRPSARMQAEKTDTEEKNDTKLENVESEKNEVKEEKNGASNENSEEAVTTKASNLKIEDETGSSTPSSPGASQPGSFLANFKAFSKFGDPKSDGKLITLSQSDKWMKQAKVIDGKKITTTDTGIYFKKHKSMKLGIEQYKSFLEELAKSKKVDLTEMKKKMANCGPPGVTSGAGAAGKAASTVDRLTDVSRYTGSHKQRFDETGKGKGIAGRKDLPDQSGYVQGYQNKDTYNKAH